In Propionimicrobium sp. PCR01-08-3, one DNA window encodes the following:
- the cutA gene encoding divalent-cation tolerance protein CutA codes for MSSEFCVVLITTGDEQLAKRIADRLIELRLGACVQMTTIESTYRWSSEVHHEPEVLMLVKTRTALLDELIEQVREVHIYDAPEIIALPIIGGSADYLNWVDDQTRPVYR; via the coding sequence ATGTCTTCCGAGTTCTGCGTCGTCCTGATCACGACCGGGGACGAACAGTTGGCGAAACGGATCGCCGACCGGCTGATCGAGCTGCGGCTCGGGGCGTGCGTCCAGATGACCACCATCGAATCGACCTACCGGTGGTCGAGCGAGGTGCATCACGAACCCGAGGTTCTGATGTTGGTGAAGACTCGCACCGCACTGCTTGATGAACTGATCGAGCAGGTACGTGAGGTGCATATCTACGACGCGCCCGAGATCATCGCGCTGCCGATCATCGGCGGATCGGCCGACTACCTCAATTGGGTGGACGACCAGACCCGCCCGGTCTATCGGTGA
- the amrS gene encoding AmmeMemoRadiSam system radical SAM enzyme has translation MEPEARYWHRTQDQRVQCDLCPRECRLRPGQRGFCFVRENQDDRLVLTTYGRSSGFCVDPIEKKPLNHFLPGSRVFSFGTAGCNLGCKYCQNWEISTSREMRLLAEEATPAQIAEAAVEWDCSAVAFTYNDPVIFAEYAIDTALACRERQVATVAVTAGYLNPDARSDFFAVMDAANIDLKGFSDSFYQKLTGGRLRPVLDTISYAVNQTDTWVELTTLLIPGHNDGSSDLRSMCEWIMTELGPDVPVHFTAFHPANRMRELPGTPLRTLARARAIALDAGLHHVYTGNVDDPEGETTFCPNCSTPVIRRNRYLIDSYQLDADGRCAMCGTRIAGRFADPGRGKRRLRLPQRVAMS, from the coding sequence GTGGAACCTGAGGCGAGATACTGGCATCGAACCCAAGACCAACGTGTGCAGTGTGATCTGTGCCCGCGAGAATGCCGACTGCGGCCAGGCCAGCGAGGCTTCTGTTTCGTCCGCGAGAACCAGGACGATCGCCTCGTGTTGACCACCTACGGGCGCTCGTCCGGCTTTTGCGTGGACCCCATAGAGAAGAAGCCGCTCAATCATTTCCTGCCGGGCAGCCGAGTCTTCAGCTTCGGCACGGCGGGCTGCAACCTGGGATGCAAGTACTGCCAGAACTGGGAGATCAGCACCTCGCGCGAGATGAGGCTGCTCGCCGAAGAAGCAACGCCGGCGCAGATCGCCGAAGCCGCGGTGGAATGGGACTGTTCCGCAGTCGCATTCACCTATAACGATCCGGTGATCTTCGCCGAATATGCGATCGACACCGCGCTGGCCTGCCGCGAGCGGCAAGTGGCGACCGTCGCGGTCACCGCCGGCTACCTCAATCCCGATGCCAGAAGCGATTTCTTCGCCGTGATGGACGCCGCGAACATCGACCTCAAGGGGTTCTCCGACAGCTTCTATCAGAAGCTCACCGGCGGACGCCTGCGCCCGGTGCTCGACACGATCAGCTACGCCGTCAACCAGACGGATACCTGGGTGGAACTCACCACCCTGCTGATTCCCGGCCACAACGACGGATCCAGCGATCTGCGGTCGATGTGCGAGTGGATCATGACCGAGCTCGGGCCGGATGTGCCGGTGCACTTCACCGCCTTCCACCCTGCCAACCGGATGCGCGAGCTACCCGGCACGCCGTTGCGGACCCTCGCCCGGGCCAGAGCCATTGCGTTGGACGCCGGGCTGCACCACGTCTACACCGGCAATGTGGACGACCCGGAGGGCGAGACGACCTTCTGCCCGAATTGCTCGACCCCGGTGATCAGGCGCAATCGTTATCTGATCGACTCCTATCAGCTGGACGCCGATGGACGCTGCGCGATGTGCGGAACCCGGATCGCCGGCAGGTTCGCCGATCCGGGCCGAGGCAAGCGGCGGCTCCGGTTGCCGCAGCGCGTCGCGATGAGCTGA
- a CDS encoding YdcF family protein → MLNAVLAALCWWLYVRTKRTDPRQLRMAWWFLLACWFTVLAATEVAFYFLPIVAALLAVVLLAPFSVFVLAGILLSNGLQMFRKEGRSLGNSLAGLLGLALVVLPVAGVAGLLLTRNQGFGIWLGFALLFLYGAAQLGISFLVFWTFAKLYARIPPRPHPDAVVVLGSGLMAGGQVPQLLANRLDRGRAAYDAALAGTLSGPRIAALGDPARTLPTSRALPTPSGSADLISSSGMGNEAGNERHESQVGREGSQQLFMIPSGGKGSDEQRSESSAMAEYLVEQGMNPANLVLEENSANTEQNLIFSRAAADQAKLAHADHSASRQLLVVTNGYHVPRAALLSRQVNVDADVVGAPTARYFVPSAFIREFIAVVKMHWKLQLGIAVPGVLAGLAIIVMAIFQF, encoded by the coding sequence ATGCTCAATGCGGTACTGGCAGCGCTCTGCTGGTGGTTGTACGTGCGGACGAAACGGACCGACCCCAGGCAGCTACGGATGGCCTGGTGGTTCTTGCTGGCCTGTTGGTTCACTGTGTTGGCGGCCACCGAGGTCGCCTTCTACTTTCTGCCGATCGTCGCGGCGTTGCTCGCGGTCGTTCTGCTGGCTCCCTTCTCAGTGTTCGTCCTCGCCGGGATACTGCTCAGCAACGGGCTTCAGATGTTCCGCAAGGAGGGCCGCTCGCTGGGCAATTCGCTTGCGGGCTTGCTCGGTCTCGCGCTGGTCGTGCTGCCGGTGGCCGGTGTCGCCGGCCTGCTGCTGACCAGGAACCAAGGATTCGGCATCTGGCTGGGATTCGCCCTGCTCTTCCTCTACGGCGCCGCCCAATTGGGTATCAGCTTCCTGGTTTTCTGGACCTTCGCCAAGCTTTACGCCCGCATTCCACCCAGGCCCCACCCGGACGCGGTAGTCGTGTTGGGCAGCGGTCTGATGGCCGGCGGCCAGGTGCCGCAGCTGCTCGCCAATCGTCTCGATCGCGGGCGGGCGGCCTATGATGCGGCTCTTGCCGGAACGCTTTCCGGCCCCCGGATCGCTGCGCTCGGCGATCCGGCCCGCACACTGCCTACGTCACGGGCATTACCCACCCCGTCGGGGAGCGCCGACCTGATCTCATCGTCAGGCATGGGCAATGAGGCGGGCAATGAGCGCCATGAATCGCAGGTGGGCCGCGAAGGCTCCCAGCAACTCTTCATGATCCCGTCGGGCGGAAAGGGCAGCGATGAGCAGCGATCCGAATCGTCCGCGATGGCTGAGTATCTCGTCGAGCAGGGCATGAATCCCGCAAATTTGGTGCTGGAGGAAAACTCCGCCAACACCGAGCAGAACCTGATCTTTTCCCGTGCCGCCGCCGATCAGGCCAAACTCGCCCACGCGGATCACTCCGCGTCCAGACAACTGCTGGTGGTCACCAACGGCTACCACGTGCCCCGCGCCGCGCTGCTCTCCCGCCAGGTGAACGTGGACGCCGATGTCGTCGGCGCCCCCACCGCCCGCTACTTCGTGCCGAGCGCCTTCATCCGCGAATTCATCGCGGTCGTGAAAATGCACTGGAAGCTGCAATTGGGCATCGCCGTCCCCGGCGTCCTTGCGGGCCTCGCGATCATCGTCATGGCGATTTTCCAGTTCTGA
- a CDS encoding HAD family hydrolase, with protein MPMLFVDLDNTLSDRASSFQRWATNYLIERFGHADEQLIDKMTVADGDGLRAKSDVAADLAEILDLSASEQADIIAVLRAGTLDELRPTPGITEALDAARASGYEPFIVTNGRPSQQEGKVAKLGLAGHIAGMIVSEAAGVSKPDPEIFEMAARQAGGVLEGGWMIGDSADADICGAVAAGLKSVWLRRGREYPQASPEPTFIADSFVEAVGRVLSV; from the coding sequence ATGCCGATGCTCTTCGTCGATCTCGACAACACGCTGTCCGACCGAGCGTCCTCCTTTCAACGGTGGGCCACGAACTACCTGATCGAGCGCTTCGGCCATGCGGACGAGCAGTTGATCGACAAGATGACGGTGGCCGACGGTGACGGACTGCGGGCCAAGTCCGACGTCGCGGCCGATCTCGCCGAGATTCTCGACCTCTCGGCCTCCGAGCAGGCCGACATCATCGCGGTGCTCAGGGCAGGCACGCTCGACGAGCTTCGGCCCACTCCGGGCATCACCGAGGCACTGGACGCCGCCCGGGCTTCGGGCTATGAGCCCTTCATCGTCACCAACGGGCGGCCATCCCAACAGGAGGGCAAGGTCGCCAAACTCGGGCTGGCCGGCCACATCGCCGGCATGATCGTCAGCGAGGCGGCCGGGGTGAGCAAGCCCGATCCGGAGATCTTCGAGATGGCGGCGCGCCAGGCCGGTGGGGTGCTCGAAGGCGGTTGGATGATCGGTGACTCGGCCGATGCCGACATCTGCGGGGCGGTTGCCGCCGGGCTGAAATCGGTCTGGCTGCGCCGCGGACGCGAATATCCGCAGGCTTCGCCCGAGCCCACGTTTATCGCGGACTCGTTCGTGGAGGCGGTCGGCCGGGTATTGAGCGTGTAG
- the amrB gene encoding AmmeMemoRadiSam system protein B gives MKIRPAAVAGTFYPADPRALASMVGQLLDDARPDEQATPPKALICPHAGYIYSGSTAALGYASLRPDKHPIARVVIAGPAHRVGIRGIALPGVDAMATPLGEVPLDLELCQQISKLDDVDIRPDVHAEEHSVEVQLPFLQSVLGEFTVVPLVVGDASPDAVADVLEACAGGPETLLVISSDLSHYHPYDEAKHMDAETLAAICALRGPISAHRACGAHPINGLLTFAGRHDLHPVLLGSRNSGDTAGDKGRVVGYASLAWYQE, from the coding sequence ATGAAGATCAGACCAGCTGCAGTAGCCGGCACCTTCTATCCCGCCGATCCGCGCGCTTTGGCGTCGATGGTCGGCCAGTTGCTCGACGATGCCCGTCCGGACGAGCAGGCCACCCCACCGAAGGCCCTGATCTGCCCGCACGCCGGATATATCTATTCGGGATCCACCGCCGCGCTCGGCTACGCGTCCCTGCGCCCGGACAAGCATCCGATCGCCCGGGTAGTCATCGCCGGGCCCGCCCACCGGGTGGGCATCCGCGGTATCGCCCTTCCCGGGGTGGACGCGATGGCCACGCCCCTGGGTGAGGTGCCGCTCGATCTTGAGCTCTGTCAGCAGATCAGCAAACTGGACGACGTTGATATCCGCCCCGACGTGCACGCCGAAGAACATAGTGTCGAGGTGCAGCTGCCGTTCCTGCAAAGCGTCCTCGGCGAGTTCACCGTCGTGCCGCTGGTGGTCGGCGACGCCTCACCCGACGCGGTCGCCGATGTGCTCGAAGCATGCGCCGGTGGCCCGGAGACGCTGCTGGTCATCAGCTCGGATCTGTCGCACTATCACCCGTACGACGAGGCCAAACATATGGACGCCGAGACACTGGCCGCCATCTGCGCACTGCGCGGGCCGATCAGCGCCCACCGCGCCTGCGGGGCCCACCCGATCAACGGCCTGCTGACGTTCGCCGGGCGCCACGACCTGCATCCCGTGCTGCTCGGCTCCCGCAATTCGGGCGACACGGCCGGCGACAAGGGGCGAGTGGTCGGCTACGCCTCGCTCGCCTGGTATCAGGAGTGA
- a CDS encoding SDR family NAD(P)-dependent oxidoreductase produces MKTIVITGASDGIGAAAARKLTDRGHRVIVVGRSPEKTAAVANPLHSPYLLADFSDLDDVEQLAADLLTEYPQIDVLVNNAGGTFGDDRIETTDGHELTFQVNYLAPWYLTWLLAERLAASRATVINTSSVAHKLLARFDIGDLDAERRFAPSVAYGNAKLELVLHMHELNRRCGTKGLSAVAFHPGIVGTDFSSEAETSLLARMYQAFGSQMISPEKGADTMVWLAEGTPGINYPADRYFVNRSVRATSKTAADRDLADQLWRRTELILADRIRRFEPSPIHSAT; encoded by the coding sequence ATGAAGACGATTGTCATCACCGGAGCCAGCGACGGAATCGGGGCAGCAGCCGCACGCAAACTCACCGACCGCGGCCATCGGGTCATCGTGGTCGGGCGTTCGCCCGAGAAGACGGCGGCCGTGGCCAATCCGCTGCACAGCCCGTACCTCCTCGCGGATTTCTCCGATCTGGACGACGTCGAGCAACTGGCAGCCGACCTGCTCACCGAATATCCGCAGATCGACGTGCTGGTCAACAACGCCGGCGGTACCTTCGGCGACGACCGCATCGAGACCACCGACGGCCACGAACTCACCTTCCAGGTGAACTATCTCGCCCCGTGGTATCTCACCTGGCTGCTGGCCGAACGACTGGCCGCCTCAAGGGCCACCGTGATCAACACCTCGAGCGTCGCCCACAAGCTGCTCGCTCGTTTCGATATCGGGGATCTGGACGCAGAACGCCGCTTCGCACCGTCGGTCGCCTATGGCAACGCCAAATTGGAGCTCGTGCTCCACATGCATGAGCTGAATCGCCGCTGTGGCACCAAGGGCCTGTCGGCGGTGGCCTTTCATCCCGGCATCGTGGGCACGGATTTCTCCTCGGAAGCCGAGACGAGTCTGCTGGCACGCATGTATCAGGCCTTCGGCTCCCAGATGATCAGCCCCGAGAAGGGAGCCGACACCATGGTCTGGCTTGCCGAAGGCACGCCGGGCATCAACTACCCGGCCGACCGCTACTTTGTGAATCGCTCGGTGCGTGCCACGTCCAAGACGGCGGCCGACCGTGATCTCGCCGACCAGCTATGGCGGCGTACCGAGTTGATTCTCGCCGACCGAATCCGCCGTTTCGAGCCCAGCCCGATTCATTCGGCGACCTAG
- the malQ gene encoding 4-alpha-glucanotransferase produces the protein MTVLNTTQNRSDSALSENREELVAKLAPLGVSFGYQNTSGNWVDTPTKTLRMVDDSFPDPDGLAGTGAPIVCTPGRWHPELFGTLILEDGFNVQVHGVVDAPGYHILYTREGVRRFVIAAPDRLKVPERGWGWQIQLYATRTRRSWGIGDFRDLGLICRVAASQGASCVQVSPVHAIAPLSSPQPSPYSPASRLFLNLLHVAPGRAFGAERVNLSDLDAKGRALNNDRIIDRDAVWALKLEALERIFEQVKDEPNVEFKAWRDQHGQQLQRFAIWSVIAETQQNSNWHTWPDRLRRPDSPGVVEFAAEHAERVRFHVWAQWVAAVQYQEACSFGVDVIADLAVGFDAGSADAWAFQDLLNFNFEIGAPPDSHNTEGQRWGLPPFNPQSMVQADFAPFIEMVHAALAYAGSLRMDHVMQLWRLYWVPIIAGAADGVYVYYPVDAYLAILRLEAMRADAWIVGEDMGTVASGVRETMEDIGMLGNRSGMRTPIDDFPMLGVGTSSTHDQVSVAGLLTGSDVADLKRIGKNADWDQIERTRRSLAEMAQIDPEQDPASMKTGEIKSAVMARYRMLSNADSIMIVVNIDDAAMVAERPNMPGTVDSYPNWRIALPGFADDIMTSKLSRDLVQLMHESR, from the coding sequence GTGACTGTACTGAATACCACGCAGAACCGTAGTGACTCCGCCCTGAGCGAGAATCGCGAAGAACTCGTGGCGAAGCTGGCTCCCTTGGGAGTCTCCTTCGGCTACCAGAACACCTCGGGCAACTGGGTGGACACGCCCACGAAAACCCTGCGGATGGTGGACGACAGTTTTCCCGACCCGGACGGCCTCGCCGGCACCGGCGCCCCCATCGTGTGTACGCCGGGACGCTGGCATCCGGAGCTGTTCGGCACGTTGATTCTGGAGGACGGTTTCAATGTGCAGGTGCACGGCGTCGTCGACGCCCCCGGCTATCACATTCTCTACACCCGCGAGGGCGTGCGCAGGTTCGTCATCGCCGCCCCCGATCGGCTGAAGGTGCCCGAGCGCGGCTGGGGCTGGCAGATTCAGCTGTATGCGACGCGTACCCGGCGCTCATGGGGCATCGGCGACTTCCGCGATCTCGGCCTGATCTGCCGGGTCGCCGCTAGCCAGGGCGCATCGTGCGTTCAGGTCTCGCCGGTGCACGCGATCGCACCACTGTCCTCGCCGCAGCCCTCCCCGTACTCCCCCGCGTCCAGACTGTTCCTGAACCTGCTGCATGTGGCTCCCGGACGCGCATTCGGTGCCGAGCGGGTCAATCTGTCGGACCTGGACGCCAAGGGACGCGCGCTCAACAATGACCGGATCATCGACCGGGACGCCGTCTGGGCGCTCAAACTCGAGGCTCTGGAGCGCATCTTCGAGCAGGTGAAGGACGAGCCGAACGTCGAGTTCAAGGCCTGGCGTGATCAGCACGGCCAGCAGTTGCAGCGCTTCGCCATTTGGTCGGTCATTGCCGAGACCCAGCAGAACAGCAACTGGCACACCTGGCCCGACCGGTTGCGTCGTCCGGATTCTCCCGGAGTCGTCGAGTTTGCCGCCGAGCATGCCGAGCGCGTCCGTTTTCATGTTTGGGCGCAGTGGGTGGCGGCTGTGCAGTATCAAGAGGCGTGCAGCTTCGGCGTCGACGTGATCGCAGATCTGGCCGTCGGATTCGATGCCGGCAGCGCGGACGCCTGGGCCTTTCAAGATCTGCTGAACTTCAACTTCGAGATCGGCGCTCCTCCCGACTCGCACAACACCGAGGGCCAGCGCTGGGGTCTGCCGCCGTTCAACCCCCAGTCGATGGTGCAGGCCGATTTCGCCCCGTTCATCGAGATGGTGCATGCCGCGCTCGCCTATGCCGGCAGCCTGCGAATGGACCATGTGATGCAGCTGTGGCGGCTCTACTGGGTGCCGATCATCGCTGGGGCTGCCGACGGCGTCTACGTCTACTACCCGGTGGACGCCTATCTGGCGATTCTGCGGTTGGAGGCCATGCGGGCCGATGCCTGGATCGTCGGTGAGGACATGGGCACGGTGGCGTCCGGGGTGCGCGAGACGATGGAGGACATCGGCATGCTGGGCAACCGCTCGGGGATGCGGACGCCGATCGACGACTTCCCGATGCTCGGTGTGGGCACCAGCTCGACTCACGATCAGGTGAGTGTGGCGGGTCTGTTGACCGGCAGCGATGTGGCGGACCTGAAACGAATCGGCAAGAACGCCGATTGGGATCAGATCGAGCGTACGCGCCGCTCACTTGCCGAAATGGCGCAGATTGACCCCGAGCAGGACCCGGCGTCCATGAAGACCGGCGAGATCAAGTCGGCGGTGATGGCCCGGTACCGGATGCTGTCGAACGCGGACTCGATCATGATCGTGGTCAATATCGACGACGCCGCGATGGTCGCCGAGCGCCCCAACATGCCCGGCACGGTCGACAGCTATCCGAACTGGCGGATCGCGCTGCCCGGTTTCGCGGACGACATCATGACCTCGAAGCTGTCGCGTGACCTGGTCCAGTTGATGCACGAGAGCCGCTGA
- the dnaB gene encoding replicative DNA helicase, giving the protein MYDDAPGAPSGIDRTPPQDFAAEQGVLGAMLMSKDAIAEVLEVIKPADFYRPAHELIYQAVIDLYGHGDPADPVTVAAELDRRGELSRVGGHVYLADLLSSISVAANAAYYAKIVHDKAVLRRLVDASIKIAQLGYQGQGEVENIVDVAQQTIYEVSEGKRSEDYKPLRELLEPTYDEIEAIGARGGGLSGVPTGFAKLDELTNGLHGGQMIIIAARPAVGKSTLALDFARSAAIKHKLTTAFFSLEMSQSEIVMRLLSAEAGVMLNSIRNGSLGEDEWSRIVTRTKSFEDAPLFIDDSPNLTMMEIRAKARRLKQRHDLRFVVIDYMQLMSSGKKVESRQLEVSEFSRQIKLLAKELDIPVVALSQLNRGPEQRGDKKPMMSDLRESGSLEQDADIVILLHREDLYEKDNRPGEADLILAKHRNGRTDTLPVSFQGHFSRFTDMPD; this is encoded by the coding sequence ATGTACGACGATGCGCCCGGCGCACCCTCCGGAATCGATCGCACTCCCCCACAGGATTTCGCGGCCGAGCAGGGCGTGCTCGGCGCCATGCTGATGAGCAAGGACGCGATCGCCGAGGTCCTGGAGGTCATCAAGCCGGCGGACTTCTATCGTCCGGCACATGAATTGATCTATCAGGCCGTCATCGACCTCTATGGCCACGGCGACCCGGCCGACCCCGTGACGGTCGCCGCCGAGCTCGACCGGCGCGGCGAACTCTCCCGGGTCGGCGGCCACGTCTATCTGGCCGACCTGTTGTCGTCCATCTCGGTGGCCGCGAATGCCGCCTACTACGCGAAGATCGTGCACGACAAGGCGGTGCTGCGCCGCCTGGTGGACGCGTCCATCAAGATCGCCCAGCTCGGCTATCAAGGCCAGGGTGAGGTCGAGAACATCGTCGACGTCGCCCAGCAGACCATCTACGAGGTCTCCGAAGGGAAACGCTCCGAGGACTACAAGCCGCTGCGCGAACTGCTGGAGCCCACCTACGATGAGATCGAGGCCATCGGAGCCCGCGGTGGCGGCCTTTCGGGAGTGCCGACCGGGTTTGCGAAGCTCGACGAGCTGACCAACGGCCTGCACGGCGGACAGATGATCATCATCGCCGCCCGGCCTGCGGTCGGCAAGTCGACGCTGGCTCTCGATTTCGCCCGCTCGGCGGCCATCAAACACAAGCTGACCACGGCATTCTTCAGCTTGGAGATGAGCCAGTCCGAGATCGTGATGCGTCTGCTGTCGGCCGAGGCAGGCGTGATGCTGAACTCGATCCGCAACGGCAGCCTCGGCGAGGACGAGTGGTCCCGGATCGTGACCCGCACGAAGTCGTTCGAGGATGCCCCGCTGTTCATCGACGATTCCCCCAACCTGACCATGATGGAGATCCGGGCGAAGGCCCGCCGGCTCAAGCAACGCCACGACCTGCGTTTCGTGGTGATCGACTACATGCAGTTGATGAGTTCGGGCAAGAAGGTCGAGAGCCGCCAGTTGGAGGTCTCGGAGTTCAGCCGCCAGATCAAACTGCTCGCCAAAGAGCTCGACATTCCGGTGGTGGCGTTGAGCCAGTTGAACCGTGGCCCCGAGCAGCGCGGCGACAAGAAGCCGATGATGAGCGACCTGCGTGAATCAGGTTCGCTCGAACAGGACGCCGACATCGTGATCCTGCTGCACCGCGAAGACCTCTATGAGAAGGACAATCGTCCCGGTGAGGCCGACCTGATCCTCGCGAAGCACCGCAATGGACGCACCGACACCCTGCCGGTCTCCTTCCAAGGCCATTTCAGCCGCTTCACCGATATGCCGGATTAG
- the mtnK gene encoding S-methyl-5-thioribose kinase, whose translation MADYEFLNKDNLADYIRSKPELSSRINADDIAKFEEVGDGNLNMVFLLADSEGKRLCIKQALPYVRMTGEGWPMTPDRARHEALALSTHHELTPDLVPELYLYDPQRYIIAMQDLSDHKVWRQALCDGEINDGAAEAMGRYVGAVAFGTSLFALERQEYADAIAEALNPEICTITEDLVFTEPLVDAGRNVVLDANVPDMLAFQQDREMFDAMGYAKWAFMTRTEALIHGDLHTGSVFVRNEPGTRRVDSVKAFDSEFSFYGPLAFDLGALFANYIAAAARAYALGEDDRAGWRLSLIEQTWEAFEAEFRDRWPDRRDPRVWGDDFLESRLATWQSEAWLFAAAKMSRRIIGAAKNKDIESLPEHLREGAARGILNISRQAVRQRDSDHSPTALAELSAQILTSDRTG comes from the coding sequence ATGGCGGATTATGAATTCTTGAACAAAGACAATTTGGCCGATTACATCAGATCGAAGCCGGAACTGTCGTCACGGATCAACGCGGACGACATCGCCAAGTTCGAAGAAGTCGGTGACGGAAACCTCAATATGGTCTTCTTGCTGGCCGATTCGGAGGGAAAGCGGCTGTGTATCAAGCAGGCCTTGCCCTATGTCAGAATGACCGGCGAAGGCTGGCCGATGACCCCCGACCGTGCCCGACATGAGGCGTTGGCGCTCTCCACCCATCATGAGCTGACCCCGGATTTGGTGCCTGAGCTTTATCTCTATGACCCTCAGCGTTACATCATCGCGATGCAGGATCTGAGCGACCACAAGGTCTGGCGGCAGGCGCTGTGCGACGGCGAGATCAACGATGGTGCCGCTGAAGCGATGGGCCGATATGTTGGCGCGGTGGCCTTCGGGACTTCACTGTTTGCGCTGGAGCGCCAGGAGTACGCGGACGCGATCGCCGAGGCCCTCAATCCTGAAATCTGCACCATCACAGAAGATCTGGTTTTCACCGAGCCCCTGGTGGATGCCGGACGCAATGTGGTGCTCGATGCGAACGTGCCGGACATGTTGGCTTTCCAGCAAGATCGGGAGATGTTCGACGCCATGGGATACGCCAAGTGGGCGTTCATGACCCGTACCGAAGCGCTGATCCACGGTGATCTGCATACCGGGTCGGTTTTCGTCCGGAACGAGCCCGGCACCCGGAGAGTCGATTCGGTGAAGGCCTTCGACTCCGAGTTCTCGTTCTACGGTCCGCTGGCCTTCGATCTCGGCGCACTGTTCGCCAACTATATTGCTGCTGCGGCCAGGGCATACGCGCTCGGCGAGGACGATCGGGCCGGTTGGCGCCTGAGCTTGATCGAACAGACCTGGGAGGCATTCGAGGCCGAATTCCGGGACCGCTGGCCCGATCGGCGTGATCCCAGGGTCTGGGGAGACGACTTTCTGGAATCGCGGCTGGCCACCTGGCAGTCGGAGGCATGGCTGTTCGCGGCAGCGAAGATGTCGCGCCGCATCATCGGGGCGGCCAAGAACAAGGATATCGAATCGCTGCCGGAGCATCTTCGCGAAGGCGCCGCCCGCGGCATTCTGAATATCTCACGGCAGGCAGTGCGGCAACGCGATTCCGACCACAGCCCGACAGCGCTGGCGGAGCTCTCGGCCCAGATCCTCACATCCGATCGCACCGGCTAG
- a CDS encoding MGMT family protein: MDELAERVRRAVRRIPPGTVVTYGDIAELVGTGPRQVGRIMATDASDTPWWRVVNASGRLPGHLMDEARAHWLAEQTIGDPAAPAVQLRRKRATWLLDEPDY; this comes from the coding sequence ATGGACGAACTGGCCGAGCGGGTGCGCCGTGCCGTGCGGCGGATTCCGCCGGGCACCGTGGTCACCTACGGCGATATCGCCGAGTTGGTCGGCACCGGTCCCCGTCAGGTTGGACGCATCATGGCCACCGATGCCTCCGACACACCGTGGTGGCGGGTCGTCAACGCTTCCGGACGGCTGCCCGGCCATCTGATGGACGAAGCCAGAGCACATTGGCTCGCCGAGCAGACGATAGGCGACCCGGCGGCGCCCGCCGTTCAACTGCGCCGCAAACGTGCTACCTGGTTGCTGGATGAGCCGGACTATTAG
- the amrA gene encoding AmmeMemoRadiSam system protein A, with translation MLPADAGEILLPLARSAIALALHQDAPAAGEARWLDDPGASFVTLTIGGRLRGCIGSLEAYRALGEDVASNARAAAFHDPRFAPVSASEYPDIDIEVSVLSPPEPMPVTSRADALAQLRPGADGLIVSEGRHRATFLPQIWEQLPSPDEFLRALLRKAGLPPEHWSGHLELARYTVQKWAEQ, from the coding sequence ATGCTGCCTGCCGATGCCGGCGAGATCCTGCTGCCGCTGGCCCGCTCAGCCATAGCGTTGGCCCTTCATCAGGACGCGCCCGCGGCCGGTGAGGCCCGCTGGCTGGACGATCCCGGTGCGAGCTTCGTCACCTTGACCATCGGCGGCAGGCTGCGCGGCTGCATCGGAAGCCTGGAGGCCTATCGGGCGCTCGGCGAAGACGTGGCGTCCAATGCCCGGGCCGCGGCCTTCCACGATCCCAGGTTTGCGCCGGTCTCCGCGTCCGAATACCCGGATATCGATATCGAGGTCTCGGTGCTGAGCCCGCCCGAGCCAATGCCCGTGACCAGCCGGGCCGACGCCCTTGCCCAGCTGCGCCCGGGTGCCGATGGATTGATCGTGAGCGAAGGACGACATCGCGCGACGTTCCTGCCGCAGATCTGGGAGCAGCTGCCGAGCCCGGACGAGTTCTTGCGGGCCCTGCTGCGCAAGGCAGGCCTGCCGCCCGAACACTGGTCCGGGCACCTCGAACTGGCCCGCTACACCGTCCAGAAATGGGCCGAACAATAA